A single window of Limnothrix sp. FACHB-406 DNA harbors:
- the mtnA gene encoding S-methyl-5-thioribose-1-phosphate isomerase encodes MKIAGVATRTIRFDPDRPEAVAVIDQRQLPHQLVWQPLPDLETAAWAIEEMVVRGAPLIGATAAVGMALAGMAVRSTADFQGAIAEAAQRLLKTRPTAVNLHWAIAQQLAAVADCQSGAAAFDRLRLRAAEIIEADVQQCAQIGHHGQRLIADIYARTGRPVNVLTHCNAGWLACVDWGTATAPIYQAFDQGIPLHVWVDETRPRNQGAKLTAWELGQHGVPHTLIADNTGGHLMQHGLVDLVIVGSDRTTRCGDVANKIGTYLKALAAKDNDLPFYVALPSSTIDWTLRDGVREIPIEQRSDREVKYMDGRTESGAIASVLICPEASPAANYGFDVTPARLVTGLITERGLCAASEAGLLGLFPEQGAQNHG; translated from the coding sequence ATGAAAATTGCTGGTGTTGCGACCCGAACCATTCGGTTTGATCCCGATCGCCCGGAAGCGGTGGCGGTGATTGACCAACGGCAATTGCCCCATCAACTGGTTTGGCAACCGCTGCCGGATTTGGAAACGGCGGCTTGGGCCATTGAGGAGATGGTGGTGCGCGGTGCGCCGCTGATTGGAGCCACGGCGGCGGTGGGGATGGCCCTGGCGGGCATGGCGGTGCGATCGACTGCGGACTTTCAGGGGGCGATCGCGGAGGCGGCCCAACGGCTACTGAAAACGCGGCCCACGGCCGTCAATCTCCATTGGGCGATCGCTCAGCAGTTGGCAGCAGTGGCCGATTGTCAGTCTGGGGCGGCCGCGTTCGATCGGCTGCGGCTGCGGGCCGCCGAAATCATCGAGGCCGATGTGCAGCAATGCGCCCAAATTGGTCACCACGGCCAACGCCTGATTGCAGACATCTATGCCCGCACCGGCCGCCCTGTGAATGTGCTGACGCACTGCAATGCGGGCTGGCTGGCCTGCGTGGACTGGGGAACCGCCACCGCTCCCATCTATCAAGCCTTTGATCAGGGAATTCCGCTCCATGTGTGGGTGGATGAAACTCGCCCACGCAACCAGGGTGCAAAGCTGACCGCTTGGGAGTTGGGCCAACATGGCGTGCCCCATACCCTGATTGCGGACAACACGGGCGGCCACCTGATGCAGCATGGTTTGGTGGATTTGGTGATTGTGGGGAGCGATCGCACCACACGCTGTGGCGATGTGGCCAACAAAATCGGCACTTACCTGAAGGCCTTGGCCGCCAAAGATAATGATCTGCCATTCTATGTGGCGCTGCCGTCTTCCACGATCGACTGGACATTGCGGGACGGGGTGCGGGAAATTCCGATCGAACAGCGGAGCGATCGGGAAGTGAAATATATGGATGGCCGCACGGAATCGGGAGCGATCGCCTCTGTGCTGATTTGCCCAGAAGCCTCTCCGGCTGCGAACTATGGGTTTGATGTGACCCCGGCCCGGCTGGTCACGGGGTTGATTACCGAGCGCGGCCTTTGCGCGGCCTCCGAAGCGGGCTTGCTGGGTCTGTTTCCCGAACAGGGGGCCCAAAACCATGGATGA
- a CDS encoding ATP/GTP-binding protein, whose protein sequence is MLQSLEIENFRQFSHFTIPKLGRINLLTGKNNSGKTSILEAIYLLMTQEHPAQSIVNLHINRGEVSPLGNSGEYVNSREYIAEITHLFNNRNVNNGEVVRILGLHQEGTKESISIQIDTSQKGGLKLHSLSDIRKETWPKLLLEKQDQNFGSLSYSVDISPDFKIPFDRSLYSQDSSPYDQDLEFLVSTDLNSEKVAKLFDEIVLTPEEDLVIEAIQIIEPRIRRIAPDHGKFERVNLSSRQGFLIQFRDENNRNPMGSMGDGIWRLLGIALTMVNAKGQVLLIDEIDTGFHYSVMVDLWKFIWKSAKKLDIQVFATTHSRDCWEALGELIEAEEIYDDEIMIHRIDAKRDHSTSYDTDKIVIAAEDKVEVR, encoded by the coding sequence ATGCTCCAAAGTCTCGAAATCGAAAACTTCCGCCAGTTTTCCCACTTCACCATCCCGAAACTGGGCCGCATCAACCTGCTCACCGGCAAAAACAACAGCGGCAAAACCTCAATCCTAGAAGCCATTTACTTGCTCATGACCCAGGAGCATCCCGCCCAGTCCATCGTTAACTTACACATCAATCGTGGCGAAGTTTCTCCTCTTGGTAACTCTGGAGAATATGTAAATTCTAGAGAATACATTGCAGAGATCACTCATCTATTCAATAATCGAAATGTGAATAATGGAGAAGTTGTAAGAATTTTGGGTTTACACCAAGAAGGAACGAAAGAAAGCATTTCTATTCAAATTGATACAAGTCAAAAGGGAGGCTTAAAACTTCATAGTCTTTCCGACATTCGCAAAGAAACTTGGCCAAAACTTCTTCTAGAAAAACAAGATCAAAACTTCGGTTCGCTGTCATATTCAGTTGATATATCTCCAGACTTCAAAATTCCTTTTGATCGATCTCTCTATTCTCAAGATTCTTCTCCATATGATCAGGATCTTGAATTTTTAGTATCAACTGATTTGAATTCTGAAAAAGTTGCAAAACTTTTTGATGAAATTGTTCTAACACCAGAAGAAGATCTGGTTATAGAGGCAATTCAGATTATTGAGCCAAGAATCAGAAGAATCGCACCTGATCACGGTAAATTTGAAAGAGTTAATCTGAGTTCTAGGCAAGGATTTCTAATTCAGTTTCGTGATGAAAACAACAGAAATCCTATGGGAAGTATGGGAGACGGAATTTGGCGACTACTTGGCATTGCGTTAACGATGGTTAATGCAAAAGGGCAAGTTCTATTAATTGATGAAATTGACACTGGCTTTCACTACAGTGTCATGGTTGATCTCTGGAAATTTATCTGGAAAAGTGCCAAAAAGCTAGATATCCAAGTTTTTGCAACAACCCATAGCCGCGATTGCTGGGAAGCTCTGGGAGAACTGATCGAAGCTGAAGAAATTTACGATGATGAAATCATGATTCATCGAATTGATGCGAAGCGCGATCATAGCACCAGCTACGACACAGATAAAATTGTCATCGCTGCTGAAGATAAGGTTGAGGTTCGATAA
- a CDS encoding class II aldolase/adducin family protein encodes MDEGVIKFACDWQQAPPIALDPMALQALITWRDRLFQCGAIGVYPNGIGYGNLSIRLGIDRFLISGTQTGHLTRTGPEHYTLVDRWEIDRNWLHCWGPICASSESLTHAAIYQLDPNIRAIIHGHCPALWNQERDRLPTTRATVPYGTPAMAREMARLFTASPLPECRILVMAGHEDGVLSFGQDLETAAQPLLDRLAALGAI; translated from the coding sequence ATGGATGAGGGCGTAATTAAATTTGCCTGCGATTGGCAGCAGGCTCCCCCGATCGCCCTTGATCCGATGGCGTTGCAGGCACTGATCACCTGGCGTGATCGACTGTTTCAGTGTGGGGCGATCGGGGTGTATCCCAACGGCATTGGCTACGGCAACCTCAGCATTCGTCTGGGGATTGATCGATTTTTGATCTCCGGTACGCAGACGGGCCACCTCACCCGCACCGGCCCCGAGCATTACACCCTGGTCGATCGCTGGGAGATCGATCGCAACTGGCTTCACTGCTGGGGGCCGATCTGCGCCTCTTCGGAATCCCTGACCCATGCGGCCATTTACCAACTGGATCCAAACATTCGGGCGATTATTCACGGTCACTGTCCCGCCCTTTGGAATCAAGAGCGCGATCGCCTGCCCACCACTCGGGCAACGGTTCCCTACGGCACACCGGCCATGGCGCGGGAAATGGCGCGGCTGTTTACCGCAAGCCCCTTACCGGAATGCCGCATTTTGGTAATGGCGGGTCATGAGGATGGGGTGTTGTCCTTTGGTCAGGATCTGGAAACGGCGGCCCAACCGTTGCTCGATCGCCTCGCGGCCCTGGGGGCGATCTGA
- a CDS encoding nuclear transport factor 2 family protein — MNSAIKTEICECEARLRAAMSTSNLSELDALIADDLLFSGPTGELATKAMDLELHRTGGTQFHELVSKALEIRVLSENVALASAHIFLSGSYLGNAFAGDFRYMRVWRRGETGWQVAGGSVTPYNFS; from the coding sequence ATGAATTCAGCGATCAAAACCGAAATTTGTGAGTGTGAAGCGCGACTGCGTGCCGCGATGAGCACGTCTAATCTGTCTGAATTGGACGCGCTCATTGCTGATGATTTGCTCTTTTCTGGCCCAACTGGGGAGCTAGCGACTAAGGCGATGGATTTGGAGTTACATCGCACAGGAGGCACTCAGTTTCATGAGTTGGTGTCTAAGGCGCTAGAAATCCGAGTTTTGAGCGAAAATGTTGCGCTTGCATCGGCGCATATTTTCTTGAGTGGATCGTATTTAGGAAATGCTTTTGCGGGAGATTTCCGCTATATGCGGGTGTGGCGCAGGGGCGAAACAGGCTGGCAAGTGGCTGGGGGCAGTGTGACTCCTTATAATTTCTCTTAG
- the wecB gene encoding non-hydrolyzing UDP-N-acetylglucosamine 2-epimerase, whose amino-acid sequence MRICVTIGTRPEAIKMAPVARAFLQDDRFETQILLTGQHKEMVEQVMRLFELQGDRDLAIMQPGQTLTDITCRSLTGLGELFAEIQPHLVLVQGDTTTAFAAALAAFYQQIPVGHVEAGLRTDNLYSPFPEEANRRLISQVTQLHFAPTDLAVANLQKSGVMGEIHQTGNTVIDALLAVAAKNPPCPIAPLAGTATAERSLDWSAGPVILATVHRRENWGDPLTEIADGFLGLLDRFPDLSLVLPLHRNPTVREPLIGKLGPRDRVFLTEPLDYSALIGAMQRSTLILTDSGGLQEEAPSLGKPVLVLRDTTERPEAIAAGTAKLIGTATADIVREASLLLSDRAAYEAMAHAANPFGDGQAAARIVQAVAAWLAQRSS is encoded by the coding sequence ATGCGGATTTGTGTGACGATCGGGACTCGACCGGAAGCGATCAAGATGGCTCCGGTGGCGCGGGCGTTTTTGCAGGACGATCGCTTCGAGACCCAAATTCTGCTGACGGGCCAACACAAGGAAATGGTCGAGCAGGTGATGCGGCTGTTTGAGTTGCAGGGCGATCGCGACTTGGCGATTATGCAGCCCGGCCAGACCCTGACGGATATTACCTGTCGCAGCTTGACCGGGTTGGGGGAGCTGTTCGCGGAAATTCAGCCCCACTTGGTGTTGGTGCAGGGCGACACGACGACGGCCTTTGCGGCGGCCCTGGCGGCGTTTTATCAGCAAATTCCCGTGGGGCATGTGGAGGCGGGTTTGCGGACGGACAATCTCTACAGTCCGTTTCCTGAGGAGGCGAATCGGCGGCTGATTTCCCAGGTGACGCAGTTGCACTTTGCGCCGACGGATTTGGCGGTGGCGAATTTGCAAAAGTCGGGGGTGATGGGCGAAATTCACCAAACGGGCAACACGGTGATTGATGCGCTGTTGGCGGTGGCGGCGAAAAATCCGCCTTGCCCGATCGCCCCGTTGGCTGGAACCGCGACGGCCGAGCGATCGCTCGATTGGTCGGCGGGGCCGGTAATTTTGGCGACGGTGCATCGCCGGGAAAATTGGGGTGATCCGTTGACTGAGATTGCCGATGGGTTCCTGGGGCTGCTCGATCGCTTCCCGGATTTGTCGTTGGTGTTACCGCTGCACCGCAACCCGACCGTGCGCGAACCGCTGATCGGCAAGCTGGGGCCCCGCGATCGCGTGTTTTTGACCGAACCGCTGGACTATTCGGCGCTGATTGGGGCCATGCAGCGATCGACCCTGATCCTCACGGACTCCGGCGGGTTGCAAGAGGAAGCCCCGAGTTTGGGCAAGCCGGTGCTGGTGTTGCGCGACACGACGGAACGGCCCGAGGCGATCGCGGCGGGCACGGCCAAACTGATCGGCACGGCCACGGCGGACATTGTGCGAGAAGCGAGCCTTTTACTGAGCGATCGGGCTGCCTACGAGGCCATGGCCCACGCGGCTAATCCCTTTGGGGACGGTCAGGCGGCGGCACGAATTGTCCAAGCGGTGGCCGCCTGGTTGGCGCAACGATCGAGTTAG
- a CDS encoding DUF3226 domain-containing protein, which yields MSSTSHRSRVLFVEGSSDKTIIKEILNIYLPHWKITRKRSGSSQPQIDIQDLQGIKNITPDKIFNQLADPNVPALGIVIDADSSASDQWQEICQTCQSVEQLRSISFPNQIPENGFICSVSDDQKFGIWMMPDNRSPGMLETLLSQLIPNDREDLWTHLQNSVSQAKPLGATFDDKHLDKAHIYTWLAWHHKPGAWLKTGERAVFNFDHPQVHAFVDWLKTLYDL from the coding sequence ATGAGTTCAACGAGTCATCGATCGCGAGTTCTGTTCGTTGAAGGCAGTAGCGATAAAACAATTATCAAGGAAATTCTCAATATTTACTTACCGCACTGGAAAATCACTAGAAAACGATCAGGATCATCACAGCCACAAATTGATATTCAAGATCTTCAAGGAATTAAAAATATAACGCCAGACAAAATATTTAACCAGCTAGCTGATCCTAATGTGCCTGCTTTGGGAATTGTAATTGATGCTGATAGTAGTGCTTCAGATCAGTGGCAAGAAATTTGTCAAACTTGCCAATCTGTTGAGCAATTGCGTTCTATTTCATTCCCTAACCAAATTCCTGAAAATGGATTTATTTGCTCAGTTAGCGATGATCAAAAATTTGGTATCTGGATGATGCCAGACAACCGATCGCCTGGAATGCTGGAAACTTTGCTATCTCAGCTCATTCCTAATGATCGCGAAGATTTATGGACTCATCTACAAAACTCTGTTAGTCAGGCAAAACCATTAGGTGCAACATTCGACGATAAGCACCTAGATAAAGCACACATCTACACATGGTTGGCTTGGCATCATAAACCCGGTGCATGGCTCAAAACTGGAGAGCGGGCTGTTTTTAATTTTGATCATCCCCAAGTTCATGCCTTTGTGGACTGGCTAAAGACACTCTACGACTTATGA
- a CDS encoding CAP family protein gives MFKSVLGKFGGSRSPWVLGSVVLAGAIAASGLPDLAVAKTRDIGRAIASGQAKQAKALEQEILAAHNKYRKEVGVPDLTWSPTLAAHAQAWANQLASTGQFDHSTDPHGEGENLAKGTVGADSAAKLVDLWGSEKQYFQPGIFPDVSTTGNWADVGHYTQVVWRNTTQVGCGVAIGGGSAVLVCRYSPPGNYEEEPVY, from the coding sequence ATGTTCAAGTCAGTGTTGGGTAAGTTTGGGGGGAGCCGATCGCCTTGGGTACTGGGTTCCGTTGTGCTGGCTGGGGCGATCGCGGCTAGTGGTCTGCCGGATCTCGCTGTTGCCAAGACTCGCGATATTGGCCGCGCGATTGCTTCTGGCCAAGCCAAGCAAGCCAAGGCCTTGGAGCAAGAAATTCTGGCAGCCCACAACAAATATCGAAAGGAAGTTGGCGTGCCCGACCTCACTTGGTCGCCCACATTGGCGGCCCATGCCCAAGCCTGGGCTAACCAGTTAGCCAGCACTGGCCAATTCGATCACTCAACCGATCCCCACGGGGAAGGCGAGAACCTCGCCAAGGGCACGGTGGGAGCCGATAGCGCTGCGAAATTGGTTGATCTTTGGGGTAGCGAAAAGCAATATTTTCAGCCCGGAATTTTCCCGGATGTCAGTACCACGGGCAACTGGGCCGATGTGGGGCACTATACCCAAGTGGTTTGGCGGAACACGACGCAAGTGGGCTGTGGTGTCGCGATCGGGGGCGGTAGTGCAGTTTTGGTTTGTCGCTATAGTCCGCCGGGTAATTATGAGGAAGAACCCGTTTATTAG
- a CDS encoding murein hydrolase activator EnvC, protein MAIAPERAPRSTHAAPLLGNPFRSPTQRLMGWIIQWFTRSRPRWVAIGLSWLLGCLLGLGWLLGSIDLARSQSLPELRQQQQQLEQQRQTVKEQRQTVQQQQQATQEQMKTLEQSLDRTEAKSDRTQSRLDGAVDQLAILERDLALAEQNYQRKRLAIVARLRFLQQQSPQWGLAALLQSKSIEQFFDHQHRLQAVYGADRRQLKELDRAADQLSLQRSQWQERRRELASLSQDLSLEELELRRRTQAEQARAAALRADQARLQTEQAQLDRDSANLTRLIQQRITEQQQAEAIARLNRMAAFRVPGQFGSLNAGEPKILKLPGGILATPVDALITSGFGWRVHPILGYGRQHNGIDFGAAHGTTVRSAHGGTVVVAGSFGGYGNTVVIDRGDGLSTLYGHNSELYVRVGQTVQKGEAIAAVGSTGLSTGPHLHFEVRENGDPVDPVPYLR, encoded by the coding sequence ATGGCGATCGCCCCTGAGCGCGCCCCCCGATCAACTCATGCAGCGCCGTTGTTGGGCAATCCATTTCGATCGCCCACCCAACGGTTAATGGGATGGATAATCCAATGGTTCACTCGATCGCGCCCTCGGTGGGTGGCGATCGGGTTGAGTTGGTTGTTGGGATGCCTGTTGGGATTGGGTTGGCTGTTGGGGTCAATTGACCTAGCCCGATCGCAGTCGTTGCCGGAGTTGCGCCAACAGCAACAGCAATTGGAGCAGCAACGGCAAACCGTCAAGGAACAGCGGCAAACCGTCCAGCAACAGCAACAGGCGACCCAGGAACAGATGAAAACCCTGGAGCAGTCGCTCGATCGCACCGAGGCGAAGTCGGATCGCACCCAAAGCCGTTTGGACGGGGCGGTGGATCAGTTGGCGATTTTGGAGCGCGATTTAGCCCTTGCGGAACAGAACTACCAGCGCAAGCGGTTGGCGATCGTGGCGCGGCTGCGGTTTTTGCAACAACAATCGCCTCAGTGGGGATTGGCAGCGCTGTTGCAAAGCAAGTCGATCGAGCAGTTTTTTGATCATCAACACCGGCTGCAAGCGGTCTATGGAGCCGATCGCCGACAACTGAAGGAACTCGATCGGGCGGCGGATCAGCTCAGTTTGCAGCGCAGTCAGTGGCAAGAACGCCGCCGGGAATTAGCCAGCCTCAGCCAAGATCTGAGCCTGGAGGAGTTGGAATTGCGCCGCCGCACCCAAGCGGAGCAGGCCCGGGCGGCCGCCTTGCGGGCCGACCAAGCCCGTTTGCAAACGGAACAGGCCCAGCTCGATCGGGACTCGGCCAACCTCACGCGCTTGATTCAGCAGCGCATTACCGAACAGCAACAGGCCGAGGCGATCGCCCGTTTAAATCGCATGGCCGCCTTTCGAGTGCCGGGCCAGTTTGGGAGTCTGAATGCCGGTGAACCCAAAATTTTGAAGTTACCGGGCGGCATTTTGGCCACGCCCGTGGACGCACTGATCACCAGTGGGTTTGGCTGGCGGGTGCATCCCATTTTGGGCTACGGCCGACAGCACAATGGGATTGATTTTGGGGCAGCCCATGGAACCACGGTGCGATCGGCCCATGGCGGAACCGTGGTGGTGGCCGGCTCGTTTGGGGGCTATGGCAACACGGTGGTGATCGATCGGGGCGATGGCCTATCCACCCTCTATGGTCACAACAGCGAACTATATGTGCGGGTTGGGCAAACGGTGCAGAAGGGCGAGGCGATCGCCGCCGTTGGTTCCACGGGGCTGTCCACGGGGCCCCACTTGCATTTTGAAGTGCGGGAAAATGGCGACCCGGTGGATCCAGTCCCCTACCTGCGATAG
- a CDS encoding Dps family protein, producing MAVSAPIINIGIPEADRANIAAGLSRVLADTYTLYLKTHNFHWNVTGPMFNTLHLMFEAQYTELALAVDLIAERIRSLGFPAPGSYSEYAKLTSIPEAEGVPSAEVMIAQLVEGQEAVVRTARAVFPLADAANDEPTADLLTQRLQIHEKNAWMLRSLLQ from the coding sequence ATGGCTGTTTCTGCTCCCATCATTAATATCGGCATTCCCGAAGCCGATCGCGCCAACATCGCCGCCGGCCTCTCCCGCGTCCTGGCCGACACCTACACCCTTTATCTGAAAACCCACAACTTCCACTGGAATGTCACGGGCCCCATGTTCAACACGCTGCACCTGATGTTCGAGGCGCAGTACACCGAACTGGCTCTCGCGGTGGATTTGATTGCGGAACGGATTCGATCGCTCGGCTTCCCGGCTCCCGGCAGCTACAGCGAATATGCCAAGCTAACCTCCATTCCCGAGGCTGAGGGCGTTCCCAGCGCCGAGGTGATGATTGCCCAGTTGGTGGAAGGCCAAGAGGCCGTCGTGCGCACGGCACGGGCGGTGTTCCCCCTGGCCGATGCGGCGAACGATGAACCCACGGCCGATCTGTTGACCCAGCGCTTGCAAATTCACGAAAAGAACGCTTGGATGTTGCGGAGTTTGTTGCAATAG
- a CDS encoding SpoIID/LytB domain-containing protein has translation MRQVFWVGALLWVMAPEAIAATNPVLQIGIVQRFGEQPGTLELKAQPGDRLTVKVDSLDRTQTLTGDRLVLQPIAQPLPEPVVDERVVLGTYRSFETAEAAANQWRSRGIQVELAQPSERWQVWAKREIYHQPLLRRLLLDSVRANPPATTGGQPSLFSQRRDRNLLVSGVIGGQSFASERLEISAGKGAIEVGRDRFAGSLKLQRNAYGSYTIVNAVPTETYLRGVVPYEIGAGAPESALQAQAILARTYALRNLRRFAIDGYQLCADTHCQVYRGLKAATARVDRAIAATNGQVLTYQNELIDALYFSTSGGVTAHFTDVWDGPDRPYLRPVVDAHQPIWDLAARPLSDERNLRQFLAIAQGWNELGWRDFRWRRSSTLPEIAQGLQRYCRAQNSDCANLKTVQSLTVTERSPGGRVRKLTVATDRGSLVLEKDAVRSAFMAPRSTLFYLEPIGGGTQPLRGYAFVGGGWGHGAGLSQAGSQKLAQLGWNASRILQFYYPGTQLQPMSDRLILWRDPQPQ, from the coding sequence ATGCGGCAAGTTTTTTGGGTGGGAGCGCTGCTGTGGGTGATGGCTCCGGAAGCGATCGCGGCGACCAATCCGGTGCTGCAAATTGGGATTGTGCAGCGGTTTGGGGAACAGCCGGGAACCTTGGAGTTGAAGGCGCAGCCGGGCGATCGCCTAACAGTAAAGGTGGATTCGCTCGATCGCACCCAAACCTTGACGGGCGATCGCTTGGTGTTGCAGCCGATCGCCCAACCCTTGCCGGAACCCGTTGTGGATGAGCGGGTGGTGCTGGGTACTTACCGCAGCTTTGAAACGGCGGAGGCGGCCGCGAACCAATGGCGATCGCGCGGGATTCAGGTGGAGTTGGCCCAACCGTCGGAGCGCTGGCAGGTGTGGGCCAAGCGGGAAATTTATCACCAGCCCCTGTTGCGGCGGTTGTTGCTGGATAGTGTTCGCGCCAACCCGCCCGCCACAACCGGTGGCCAGCCCAGTTTGTTTAGTCAGCGGCGCGATCGCAACCTGTTGGTGAGCGGGGTGATCGGGGGGCAATCCTTTGCCAGTGAGCGTTTAGAGATTTCGGCGGGCAAAGGGGCGATCGAGGTGGGGCGCGATCGATTTGCCGGTTCCCTGAAGCTCCAGCGCAACGCCTATGGCAGCTACACAATCGTTAATGCCGTACCCACGGAAACCTATCTGCGCGGCGTGGTTCCCTACGAAATTGGGGCCGGCGCACCGGAATCCGCCCTGCAAGCCCAGGCGATTTTGGCGCGCACCTATGCCCTGCGGAATTTGCGGCGGTTTGCGATCGATGGCTACCAACTCTGTGCTGATACCCATTGCCAGGTCTATCGCGGCCTGAAAGCGGCCACGGCCCGGGTCGATCGGGCGATCGCCGCCACCAATGGTCAGGTGCTCACCTATCAAAACGAGCTGATCGACGCGCTCTACTTTTCTACCTCCGGCGGCGTAACAGCCCACTTCACGGATGTGTGGGACGGGCCCGATCGCCCCTACCTGCGGCCCGTAGTCGATGCCCATCAACCGATTTGGGACTTGGCGGCGCGGCCCCTGTCCGATGAGCGCAACCTGCGGCAATTCCTAGCGATCGCCCAGGGCTGGAACGAGCTGGGCTGGCGCGACTTCCGCTGGCGACGCAGCAGCACCCTGCCGGAAATTGCCCAAGGCTTGCAGCGCTATTGTCGGGCCCAAAACAGTGATTGCGCCAACCTGAAAACCGTCCAAAGCCTGACCGTCACAGAGCGATCGCCCGGCGGCCGAGTACGCAAGCTGACCGTCGCAACCGATCGCGGCTCCCTGGTGCTCGAAAAAGACGCGGTTCGCAGCGCCTTCATGGCTCCGCGCAGCACGTTGTTTTACCTGGAGCCGATCGGGGGTGGCACGCAACCGTTGCGGGGCTATGCCTTTGTGGGTGGCGGCTGGGGTCACGGTGCGGGCCTGAGCCAAGCGGGATCGCAAAAGCTGGCTCAGCTCGGGTGGAATGCCAGCCGAATTTTGCAGTTCTATTACCCCGGCACGCAGTTACAACCCATGAGCGATCGGCTAATTCTCTGGCGCGATCCGCAACCGCAATAG